From the genome of Syntrophorhabdaceae bacterium:
GGTATGGGCCCGGGCCGGTGAGCCATACGGTAAAGGGAAGTTGCGATAGATACGCAAAGAGGTCGTTTCGCGGTATTAAAGTGGCGATGGGTTTACCTGGAGGCGGTTTAAAACAACTGGGAGGAAAAAACATGGTTAATCGTAATGCAGGAAAAAGACTTGTGGTACTCATGGCGATTCTGCTCCTTCAATTGGTTTTGGCAGGAATGCTGACGGCAGCGGAGCCGGCGAAGATTGTCCAGAGCGGAGCGATTCTGACGGTAGCCGATTCCAAAAGGCTGATCGCCAAGGGCGTGGCACAGATGCCGATCGTCAGGAATGCCCTTGCCAACGGTATGGTCATTATCATCAAGGGGACGACCAATGCCTACGTGGCGGAGGAGATCACCGGACAGAAAGTCTCCCACACCGCGTATGTGACGGGAAGGATTGAACCCGAAAAAGGAGCCAAAAAACTGCTCAAAGGGCAAACCGTGAACCACATAGTTCTGGAGAAAGGCAAGGTAGTCGATATCCCCCTTGCTGATGCCGTGAAAAAGTTGAAAGCAGGGGACGTGGTCATGAAGGGGGCGAACGCCCTGGACTATAGGAACAAGCTCGCGGCAGTCAATATTCTCGACCCGGCAGGGGGAACGACAGGGATCACAATGCCCTACATAATCGGACGCAAGGCTCACCTCGTCATTCCGGTCGGCCTCGAAAAGCTGGTCGCAGGGGATATAGTGGACCTGACCTTGAAGATGCGCGAGCCGATGGAATCCTTGCCCGCCCCCTCCGGCCCTTCGTCGACGCCCTTTCCCGGTCACGTTCTTCCCTCCCTGTGGCTCCTCACGGGCGAGATCGTCACGGAGCTGGAGGCCATTAAAATACTGACGGGAGCAACCGCCTTTCAGTCGAGTGCAGGGGGCGTCAGCGGCGCGGAAGGAGGAGTATGGCTCGTGTTCAGAGGAACGAGGGAGCAGGTGTCAAATGCCCTCAAGCTGGTTCGCTCAATCCAGGGCGAGCCGCCATATACGGAGTAACCCGGTAGCGACGTCCGAACACCGCAAGCCTCCGGCGCCCGCATGGTGCGATAAAGGATGGGGACGGAAAATCCTTTTAGAACAGGGAGTCCATGAAAGAAGGAAAACTTGTATTCGTGTTATGTGCCGTTCTTTGCGCCGTCTGGTTTTCAAGCGCACCATTGCGAGCCTTCAAGGCGGCGGACAGGGACAAGCTCCTGAAAACGGGGCAGTGCCAATGGTGCGACCTTGGCAAAGCGGATTTGGCAGGCGCAAAATTGAAGGGAGCCGACCTCTCGGGGGCGAACCTCTCCGAGGCCGTCCTCACCGGCGCTGATCTCTCGAAGGCGGACCTGTCGAGCGCGTACATGCACAACTCGAACCTCTCCGACGCAAATCTGGCGGATGCCTTTTTCGCCGGTGCGAACCTGCAGGGAGCCAAATTGTCCGGCGCCGACCTCACCGGCGCGGACCTGTCGGGCGCTACCTGGACGGACGGGACCAAATGCGACAAGGGCTCGATAGGAAAATGCAATGTCCCCAATCTTCTCGGACAGTATGAATAGGAATAGGACTGTGCTGCACCGATATTGACCATACCACCTCTCGACGGACTTGCGTTTCTGTCTTACCTTCCCTCTATGATAAATTGAGGAGGCGGAGATGAAAAAATCGATAGGATTGACCGCACTTGGCATTGCCGTTGGAGGGGCTTTGGCGGCAAAGTCTTACGTGAGACGGCCGGGAAAGAGTGATTCCGGGCTTCCCGATCACGCTTCGCTGACCTCGGCGTTAAAAAGTGTCGTAAAGGTTGGAGACCCGAAGGCGAACGGAGGATTGGCGCTCAATATGTGGGCGGCGATCGTGGGTCGGGATGGATTGGTACATGCCGTGACCTTTACGGGCGATCACTTCGGCGATCAATGGCCGGGCAGCAGAGTAATCGCGGCACAGAAGGCGAACACCGCCAATGCCTTCAGCCTCCCGGCTCTTGCCTTGTCTACCGCCAATATCTATGCGGGCACCCAGCCCGGCGGATTTCTCTATGGCATTCAGTTCAGCAATCCCGTGAATCCTGCAGTAGCGTATGCAGGCGATGCAGACCGTTTCGGGCAGGAAAGAGACCCGATGGTCGGGAAGGTCCTCGGCGGCATTTGCGTCTTCGGTGGAGGCCTGGCCCTTTACAACTCCGAAGGACGGATCGTAGGAGCCCTTGGGGTGAGCGGAGACACCTCGTGCGCCGATCATAATATCGCCTGGAAGTTGCGCCACGCCCTCGGCCTCGATTATGTCCCGGCGGGGGTAAATAAAAACAGCTCCAACCCGCAAGGCGACGACAACGCGATCTATGATGTGACGGACGGCAAGAGCGTGAGCGGCTATGGCCATGCCGACTGTGGCCTTGGAGAAAAAGCGATCGCCGAAGCGTTCAAAACGACATGTCCCGTGAGGATTCCGAAGGCTCACCGGCCACCAGGCGAAAATGCAGCCCTGTTATAGTATAGCTTCCTGAATCAGACGATTGACAGGCCCGAGTATGGGACATAGGTTCCTGCCAGAAAGTGGAGCGGCAAGACGGTGTCGCACACGCGAGAAAGGAGGGCATGCCATGGAGGAAAGTATTTTGGTACAGCGAGCGTACACGGCTGTTCTGGACCACTTCATAAAGACCGGCCGGGCGCCTCATTATACGGAACTTGCAGCCACTCTCGGATTGGGGCCCGAAGAAGCCAGACAGGTGCAACACAAGGCAGCCGATTCGGCAATAGCCTGCTGGTTTGTGACAGGCACGGATTATGTCGAGTCCTGGGCGCCCTTTTCCAATGTACCGACCCATTATCTGGTGACGATAGAGGGGGATCAGAAGTGGTACGGCCAGTGAGGGATAGAATCGCTGGCCGTGCGCTGGCTCTTTCCCGGCAAGGAGATCCGCATCGACGCTCGTTGTCTCGATTGCGGCGAACCCATCCTCGTTCGTATGCGGGATGAAAAGATACTGGAGATAACCCCCGCGACGACAGTGGGACATATGAATCTCCCTTTTGCGAAGGCTTTGACTGGAGATGTATCATGGGGTATGGCCTGAAGCCGCATGAACCTCTTCCGGTCGGAAGAACACGCAAAAAACTGGCCCTCCTATGATCCCATCTCCGCGGAATCGATTATGCCCTTAGCCGATTGGGCGCAGGTTTTCAGCGGACCTTTGCACAGGAATCGGATGGAGCCAGGCTATCTTTCGCGAATACACGAATACGCACCGAAATTGTTCCAGTCGTTAAAGGAACTGGGAAAGGAGGGCAGGTTCTGGACCCCTGAGTGAGCATCATCATGGACACTTGCATAGGCTGAACGCACTCGATCGGCGGCTTTCTACCGGCAATCATATAGCTAGGTTTCGGTTTTCGTATAGCGCGTAAGACAGCACACTTGAATCGCTTGTCTTCTTGGTCTATCAGTACGGGCCGCTGTAAATCCTCGCCGATTCACTGGCCGAGGCTCGAGAGCGCCTGACGGAGCGGCTCGCTGGAAATCAGAATGATTCCCTCATACGGTTGGTCCAACTCCAAGATGAGAAGCAATGAACCCGCAGCCTACAAGAAACAGATGGCAAAAACAATAACGACCACTGCATTGCGCGGGGAGGACAGACCAAAGCCAGGAAGCTAGTCTGCAAGTGGTTGTCCTAAGTCCTAAGTAATTAAGCACCATTCCCTATCATTTGTTCTGTCTTCAAAAAGCCTCCAGGGAACGGCCCGGCAAAGACGGGTCCGGATCCTTTTCACAGAGAATGATGCAGAAAATACAAATTAAGGATATAATCAATTTGACACCAAACATCGCGCAAACGGACAGTCACTTGACTCTTGAAACGGTCCTTTCCTGAATGGACTATTTACTTGTCAAGCAAACTTACCGATCACGAATACACGCAAGGTCGCCCGCTTTTCGACGATGGCGACATGGCATCTGGAAGAATCTTTATAGACGATGACCTTCATTTATCGGTGTCTGTAAGATCGTTCAGATCGGAAAATGTTGCGGCATTTGTGAAATCAATGCTTGATGTAGATGAGCCCACGGCAACCAGATTATACGAAACCCTTATCAAAACTTACCCGATATATTTGACTCGTGATTTATCTAAAGCAAAAGAGTGGTTACGCTCAATAGCACGTGGTTCCGAACGGTATGGAGTAGTTGCATCCTCGGGAGCCCTGAGACTTAAGCCTTATGGCTTCAATGTCAAAGCCTCTATCGAGCCCAAGAATTGGTTCCTTAATGACAAAAACGACATTAGATCTTCCTATTACATGGAGGACGTAGCTTCGGAGTTTGATATACAAGGTTTAGAGCTTGATTGGACTTGTGTGGCATGGGACGCTGATTTGCGTTTTAATGGAAACGACTGGATTCTTAAGTCATTTCGGGGCACTTCGTGGCAAGACGTTAATGATGCCGATGCCAGGTATTATTTGAAGAATGCATACCGAGTCCTACTTACCAGAGCGCGCCAAGGAATGGTGATATTTATCCCACATGGAGATGGGATAGACCCAACGAGGCATCCTGATTTCTACGATAAGACATATGAATACTTGCTCTCGGTCGGAATTCGGGAATTGGCGCGCAATGAGGACGGGCGTCACTAAATAACTGACTATCCCCGCGTCTCCACTTAGCGTAGTTTGCTATATGTCAATCGAACACTAAGTGATTAATCTGATACGCTGCAATGACGATAATTTTCCAGGGCCCTATTGTATTCATCAACCATAGATTGGAGGATGGGAGATTTGGCCTTAACTTCGGCTAAGACTTTGTTGTGCCACTGGCTTTTCTCGTTATAGGCGTTGACCTTGACCTCTAGGTTATGGCCTTTCTCTGAGCCGACCCGCGTGCCTCTCTCAGCTTCAATGAAGTCTTTTTCCACATCGAGCTCTCGTCTCAGCCTGGCAATCTGGTCATTCAAATTGGTTATTTCGTTTTTCTTGAGTTCGATTTGGGCCAGAAGACTTTGGGGGGGAGCGATACATGTCTGCTGCGGAACCGGCGGCGATTGAAGCCCGAAAATCTGAACTGCTATGTAGGTTTCCAGCCCATCCATCTTTCCCTTCACCACCGCAACACCAATGTCTTCGATCTTCGGCGAGAGGATATTCTTCCTGTGTCCCGGACTCTGCATCCAATTATCAATGACCCTCTGGTTGGTGGAAAACAAACCGCTGCCGATATTTTCAGATAAGATCTTATACCGATATCCTACTTTCTGCGCAACATCGGAGGCCCCTTGACCGTCGGGGGAGACATGTGCAAAATACTGTTTCTTAAACATGTCATCGGCTCTTGACTCCGCGATTGCAACGAGGAGCGTGTTTTCTTTCAAAGGGGGAAGGTGGTCGAGCGCGCGGGCTTTGTTGGTAAGGTCGACGATGGCATCTTTGCCGAGGATTTCTCGAGACGGGTAGTTTTTATAACCGGATGGACACTCTTGTTTGTAAACAATAACGCAAATGATGACGACCACGAGAGCAATCGCCACACCATACTTCCTGAGAAATTGTAATTGTTTCTGCTTGGATTCCTCTTCCGCGTTGATTTCGGCAAACATAGGCACGTCCTCTAAGGACTTCCAGGGCGTGTTGGTCCCATACCGGGCTTGCGTCTTGCCGTTGATCTCGCCCCTCTGGAACAGTTGCCGCATCTGACTGGTCGTAAACGGTCCACACATACAGCTGGTGCCGCGCCAGTTGCGGCCCATATAGTACCAATCTCGTAGATGATCTGTCATATCGTAATCAGCGCATGCTTGGGGGGATATAACAGTGGGTCATAACAATAATAGCCAGAACGTTGCGCCCCTAAGAACGTCCTCCACACTATTGCTTACATTGCATAGTTTCCTGTCCGCGTAAACCCCAGTTCTCAATATCAGAAAATTATAAGCTCATCGAGAAGCTGAAAACAGTGATCATAGTCAATAAATGAAAGAATATCTCGCAGAGGACAAAGAACGTTTCTATCGAGCATAGCATAGTCCGTGAAGGTTGAAAATGATTAAGGGCAGGGCGCGAGGTCCCTTCTCCAGTGATACTTTCCTTCGTGAGTTACCTTGACATCCGTTCGAATGGTACCTACAAACTTTTTTAGGGAGGCCGAGGAATGTCCCTACTGTTTTTCGGCTATCCCGTCAAGGCGACGCGCTGTCCTCAGTGCACGTCTGAGTTGATGGCCGCGTAAAGGGGCATACCGCCTGGTCACGACTGAGGAATGGGAGGCGAAGTGAACCGCCGACCAGCGTATACTTCGTGCTTGGATCTTCGTTCTGATCTGCGGTCACTATGGTCGATAAAACGAGGCACCCGTGTTTTCCATAACGACGGGGAACCGATAGACAGAGAGGGCAGACAACATGCGATGGAGGGACGGTCGAGAAAGCGATAATATTGAAGACCGTCGCGGGATGTCTCGTGGCGCCAAGATAGGTGGTGTAAGTGGCCTGGGTCTCGTGGCAGTCGTGTTGATCAGCTTGTTTTTAGGTATTGACCCGACTGTTCTTTTGCAAGGAGGACCGGATCAGGCTCCTTCCGTTTCTGCTCCGCGAAGTGGCGGGCCGGCCGTAAAGGATGACCTACGCAACTTTGTGGCTGTGGTGCTGGGCGACACTGAGGACGTCTGGAACGAGGCCTTCCGCAGGATGGGACGGACGTATCAGGCTCCAAGGCTGGTTCTTTTTTCAGGGGCTGTGGAGTCTGCGTGCGGAATGGCTGGTTCGGCAACGGGGCCGTTTTATTGTCCGTCCGATCACAAGGTCTACCTGGACTTAAGCTTCTTCGAAGACCTACGCTCGCGGTTCGGCGCTCCAGGTGACTTTGCCCGGGCCTACGTCATTG
Proteins encoded in this window:
- a CDS encoding DNA/RNA helicase domain-containing protein — its product is MKRSFPEWTIYLSSKLTDHEYTQGRPLFDDGDMASGRIFIDDDLHLSVSVRSFRSENVAAFVKSMLDVDEPTATRLYETLIKTYPIYLTRDLSKAKEWLRSIARGSERYGVVASSGALRLKPYGFNVKASIEPKNWFLNDKNDIRSSYYMEDVASEFDIQGLELDWTCVAWDADLRFNGNDWILKSFRGTSWQDVNDADARYYLKNAYRVLLTRARQGMVIFIPHGDGIDPTRHPDFYDKTYEYLLSVGIRELARNEDGRH
- a CDS encoding heme-binding protein — its product is MKKSIGLTALGIAVGGALAAKSYVRRPGKSDSGLPDHASLTSALKSVVKVGDPKANGGLALNMWAAIVGRDGLVHAVTFTGDHFGDQWPGSRVIAAQKANTANAFSLPALALSTANIYAGTQPGGFLYGIQFSNPVNPAVAYAGDADRFGQERDPMVGKVLGGICVFGGGLALYNSEGRIVGALGVSGDTSCADHNIAWKLRHALGLDYVPAGVNKNSSNPQGDDNAIYDVTDGKSVSGYGHADCGLGEKAIAEAFKTTCPVRIPKAHRPPGENAALL
- a CDS encoding pentapeptide repeat-containing protein, with translation MKEGKLVFVLCAVLCAVWFSSAPLRAFKAADRDKLLKTGQCQWCDLGKADLAGAKLKGADLSGANLSEAVLTGADLSKADLSSAYMHNSNLSDANLADAFFAGANLQGAKLSGADLTGADLSGATWTDGTKCDKGSIGKCNVPNLLGQYE
- a CDS encoding CAP domain-containing protein; this encodes MGRNWRGTSCMCGPFTTSQMRQLFQRGEINGKTQARYGTNTPWKSLEDVPMFAEINAEEESKQKQLQFLRKYGVAIALVVVIICVIVYKQECPSGYKNYPSREILGKDAIVDLTNKARALDHLPPLKENTLLVAIAESRADDMFKKQYFAHVSPDGQGASDVAQKVGYRYKILSENIGSGLFSTNQRVIDNWMQSPGHRKNILSPKIEDIGVAVVKGKMDGLETYIAVQIFGLQSPPVPQQTCIAPPQSLLAQIELKKNEITNLNDQIARLRRELDVEKDFIEAERGTRVGSEKGHNLEVKVNAYNEKSQWHNKVLAEVKAKSPILQSMVDEYNRALENYRHCSVSD
- a CDS encoding neutral zinc metallopeptidase; protein product: MRWRDGRESDNIEDRRGMSRGAKIGGVSGLGLVAVVLISLFLGIDPTVLLQGGPDQAPSVSAPRSGGPAVKDDLRNFVAVVLGDTEDVWNEAFRRMGRTYQAPRLVLFSGAVESACGMAGSATGPFYCPSDHKVYLDLSFFEDLRSRFGAPGDFARAYVIAHEVGHHVQTLLGISQKVNQLQSRANPSERNKLSVRMELQADCFAGAWAQQADKSRHILEAGDVEEGLNAASAIGDDRIQRKIQGYVVPDAFTHGSAAQRVRWFKLGFQSGNIQACDTFGTDRL